A window of Primulina tabacum isolate GXHZ01 chromosome 4, ASM2559414v2, whole genome shotgun sequence contains these coding sequences:
- the LOC142541491 gene encoding uncharacterized protein LOC142541491 translates to MSIIRSSFAFMAGTAFGVYLAQNYKVPNIQGLLNTGVVIAKHIEENYRKPKKRGDDD, encoded by the coding sequence ATGAGCATTATAAGGAGCAGCTTCGCATTCATGGCTGGCACAGCGTTCGGTGTCTATTTAGCTCAGAATTACAAAGTCCCCAATATTCAGGGGCTTCTCAACACTGGCGTTGTAATCGCAAAGCATATTGAAGAGAATTACCGCAAGCCCAAGAAACGCGGCGACGATGATTGA
- the LOC142541764 gene encoding uncharacterized protein LOC142541764 — protein MSNTTIPSNRKDIAWNYATLPDPKNPNFVCCSFCGKITNGGIYRHKLHLVGGNRNVKACPKCPEHVKEEIKGFMQKKSVLKNQIDDIPHLDDIVDLEEDEDDDDIQTKMKGKRPMSGPTVQGKRCKQAGPIDLYFAKDVEEIVRQRRAKNKGQYDENKKKLREDAVQKFATWMYDAGIPFNVVKYDSLQPCIDAIGTFGVGMKTPSYHEVRVKYLKKELGNTNLLLKSHEEDHARYGCTIMADGWTDKKSRTLIIFLVNGPKESIFVESVDASSYSHTAAKMYELLSKFVNRIGEQNVVHVVTDNASCNVKTAHCLDLMLEEIFKIPNLKKLHERALMVNGYIYNRPQLLSMMREFTGQRDMVRTAKTRFATAFLTLMQFQVQQANLRKLFTSEKWAKSRYSREAAGKRVAEVILMPSFWKTTVFALKVGGPLLKVLRLVDGEKRSPMGYIYETMDKAKEAIAASFNNNEEKYRGIFEIIDKRWNVQLHHPLHAAGYFLNPEFLLKGLYKCIARLVRDEDLQDKITNQLDKYKKAEGLFGLPMAIRQRVSKSPAYWWSSYGASTPELKTFAIKILYITCSSSGCERNWSVFERHKRLGLVKVHMTFDLEMHLLQKERHHPLQQKKKQSSARTSLVDEEEINIDEETEEEEDTDGYKSSDEADDVDLEDDD, from the exons atgtcaaacACAACAATTCCATCAAATCGAAAGGACATTGCTTGGAATTATGCAACACTTCCGGATCCTAAAAATCCAAATTTTGTGTGTTGTTCTTTTTGTGGTAAAATAACAAATGGTGGGATTTATCGGCACAAGCTACATTTAGTTGGGGGCAATAGAAATGTGAAAGCTTGTCCGAAGTGTCCGGAGCATGTTAAAGAAGAAATTAAAGGGTTCATGCAAAAAAAGAGTGTTTTGAAGAATCAAATAGATGATATTCCTCATTTAGATGATATTGTTGATTTGGAAGAAGATGAGGATGATGATGATATTCAAACTAAAATGAAAGGGAAACGACCAATGTCTGGCCCTACGGTGCAGGGTAAAAGGTGTAAACAAGCAGGTCCTATTGATCTTTATTTTGCGAAAGATGTAGAAGAAATTGTCAGACAGAGGCGTGCTAAAAATAAAGGCCAATATGatgaaaataagaagaaattaAGAGAAGATGCGGTTCAGAAATTTGCTACGTGGATGTATGATGCCGGAATTCCTTTTAATGTTGTTAAATATGATTCTTTGCAACCATGTATTGATGCTATTGGGACTTTTGGAGTGGGAATGAAAACTCCATCATATCATGAAGTAAGAGTTAAGTATTTGAAGAAGGAGTTGGGAAATACGAACCTGCTTCTCAAATCACATGAAGAAGATCATGCTAGGTATGGTTGTACAATCATGGCAGATGGGTGGACAGATAAAAAAAGTAGAactcttataatttttttggtaaatGGTCCTAAAGAAAGCATATTTGTTGAATCAGTTGATGCTTCAAGTTATTCTCACACTGCTGCTAAGATGTATGAGTTACTCTCTAAATTTGTGAATCGAATTGGAGAACAGAATGTGGTTCATGTTGTAACAGataatgcaagctgcaatgttAAAACcg CTCATTGCTTAGATTTGATGCTTGAAGAAATATTCAAAATTCCTAACCTAAAAAAATTGCATGAACGGGCATTGATGGTGAATGGTTATATTTACAATAGACCACAATTGTTGAGCATGATGAGAGAGTTTACTGGACAGAGAGACATGGTAAGAACTGCAAAGACTCGTTTCGCAACCGCTTTTTTGACTTTAATGCAGTTTCAAGTTCAACAAGCAAATCTAAGAAAGTTGTTTACATCTGAAAAGTGGGCAAAAAGTCGATATTCTAGAGAGGCGGCTGGAAAACGTGTTGCAGAAGTGATATTGATGCCTTCTTTTTGGAAAACTACAGTTTTTGCATTAAAAGTTGGCGGCCCATTGCTGAAAGTATTGCGGCTAGTAGACGGTGAAAAAAGGTCCCCAATGGGTTACATCTATGAGACAATGGACAAAGCCAAAGAAGCTATCGCTgcatcatttaataataatgaaGAGAAATATCGTGGTATTTTTGAAATCATCGACAAAAGATGGAACGTTCAACTCCATCATCCTTTGCATGCGGCTGGATATTTCTTAAATCCTGAGTTTTTGTTGAAGGGTCTGTACAAATGCATAGCTAGATTGGTGCGAGATGAAGATTTACAAGATAAGATTACAAATCAATTGGATAAATACAAAAAAGCAGAAGGACTTTTTGGTTTACCCATGGCTATTAGACAAAGAGTTTCAAAATCACCAG CTTATTGGTGGTCTTCTTATGGTGCATCAACACCTGAATtaaaaacatttgcaataaaGATTTTGTACATCACATGCTCTTCTTCAGGTTGTGAACGTAATTGGAGTGTATTTGAACGT CACAAGCGGTTGGGGTTGGTGAAAGTGCATATGACTTTCGATCTCGAAATGCATCTACTTCAAAAGGAGCGGCATCATCcacttcaacaaaaaaaaaagcaatCTTCAGCTCGAACTAGTCTTGTGGATGAAGAAGAGATCAACATTGAtgaagaaactgaagaagaagaagataccGATGGATACAAATCAAGTGATGAGGCTGATGACGTAGATTTAGAAGATGACGATTAA